The Streptomyces sp. Mut1 genome window below encodes:
- a CDS encoding ABC transporter ATP-binding protein produces the protein MATLEIRALSVAYGPVRSLRDVSLDVPDGAITAVLGGNGAGKTTLLRAVSRTLGFHRGTGTGTVRFDGQPLDGLRPDRVVAAGVVQVPEGRQVFARMTVADNLRAGALGAPGGRRAAADALARVHELFPVLARRAHQSAGLLSGGEQQMLAMGRALMARPRLLLLDEPSLGLAPLMAQRIAETVREINASGTSVLLVEQNASIALRLASTAYVLEVGEVTLEGPAAELAASDEVRRRYLGVVDETAAEDADRAATASVRTLSRWSA, from the coding sequence ATGGCAACGCTCGAGATCCGCGCACTGTCCGTGGCCTACGGCCCCGTACGCTCCCTGCGCGACGTCTCCCTCGATGTGCCGGACGGCGCGATCACCGCCGTACTCGGCGGCAACGGGGCCGGGAAGACCACACTGCTGCGGGCCGTATCGCGGACCCTCGGCTTCCATCGCGGGACGGGCACCGGAACCGTCCGGTTCGACGGGCAGCCCCTGGACGGGCTGCGCCCCGACCGGGTGGTGGCCGCCGGAGTGGTCCAGGTACCCGAGGGGCGCCAGGTGTTCGCCCGGATGACGGTGGCCGACAATCTGCGGGCGGGCGCCCTCGGGGCACCCGGCGGCCGCAGGGCGGCGGCCGACGCGCTCGCGCGCGTGCACGAGCTGTTCCCGGTGCTCGCCCGGCGCGCCCACCAGAGCGCCGGGCTGCTGTCCGGCGGCGAGCAGCAGATGCTGGCCATGGGACGCGCCCTGATGGCCCGGCCCAGACTGCTCCTGCTGGACGAGCCCTCCCTCGGGCTCGCCCCGCTGATGGCGCAGCGCATCGCCGAGACGGTGCGGGAGATCAACGCGTCCGGCACCTCCGTCCTGCTGGTCGAGCAGAACGCGTCGATCGCGCTTCGGCTCGCGTCCACGGCGTACGTACTGGAGGTCGGCGAGGTCACCCTGGAGGGGCCGGCCGCTGAACTGGCCGCCTCCGACGAGGTGCGCCGCCGCTATCTGGGCGTCGTCGACGAGACGGCGGCCGAGGACGCGGACCGGGCCGCGACCGCGTCCGTCCGCACCCTGAGCAGGTGGTCCGCGTGA
- a CDS encoding ABC transporter ATP-binding protein, producing the protein MTATATDARETAPPALAVHDVTVRFAGLTALDGVSFTVEPGSVHAVIGPNGAGKSTTFNVLSGVYRAASGSVRLGTAELTGRAPHEIAALGVARTFQNLALPPHATVADTLMLGRHRLTRAGFLASGLGLPSAKRETAAHRERVREIAGFIGLEKELGRPAGALPYGQQKLVELGRALCMEPQVLLLDEPVAGMTADERRRTAAIVAGVRDGLGISIVLVEHDMGVVMRLADAVTVLDFGRRIAGGTPAEVQNDPAVVQAYLGAPQ; encoded by the coding sequence GTGACCGCCACCGCCACCGACGCCCGCGAAACCGCACCCCCCGCCCTCGCCGTCCACGACGTCACCGTCCGCTTCGCCGGGCTCACCGCCCTCGACGGCGTCTCGTTCACCGTGGAGCCGGGCAGCGTGCACGCCGTCATCGGCCCCAACGGGGCGGGCAAGTCCACCACGTTCAACGTGCTGTCCGGGGTCTACCGGGCGGCCTCCGGGAGCGTCCGCCTCGGGACGGCCGAGCTCACCGGGCGCGCCCCGCACGAGATCGCCGCGCTCGGCGTCGCCCGCACCTTCCAGAACCTCGCGCTGCCCCCGCACGCCACCGTCGCCGACACCCTCATGCTGGGCCGGCACCGGCTGACCCGGGCCGGCTTCCTCGCCAGTGGACTGGGGCTGCCGTCCGCGAAGCGCGAGACCGCCGCCCATCGCGAACGGGTCCGCGAGATCGCCGGGTTCATCGGGCTGGAGAAGGAACTGGGACGGCCCGCCGGGGCGCTCCCGTACGGGCAGCAGAAGCTGGTCGAGCTGGGCCGGGCGCTGTGCATGGAGCCCCAAGTGCTCCTTCTGGACGAGCCCGTCGCCGGGATGACCGCCGACGAACGGCGCCGCACCGCGGCGATCGTGGCCGGGGTCCGCGACGGCCTCGGCATCTCGATCGTGCTCGTCGAACACGACATGGGGGTGGTGATGCGGCTCGCGGACGCCGTGACCGTACTCGACTTCGGACGCAGGATCGCCGGCGGCACCCCCGCCGAGGTCCAGAACGACCCGGCCGTCGTCCAGGCCTACTTGGGGGCACCGCAATGA
- a CDS encoding branched-chain amino acid ABC transporter permease — protein MTTFIELLLGGLSIGSVYALIALGFVVIFKATEVVNFAHASLLLAGGYVTAVLHDHIGFWPALAVGIAGAAVVGAAVEFLVMRRYRGSDHSVLAIVTIGVDILLTTELTRRMGTEVLSLGDPWGDRVLTIGDVTIAQTRVAAFVAAALLITVFLLAFRFTSWGVSMRAAAENPQTAALMGVRLGRVSLAAWAVAGALAAVAALFLTVFPTPGLERATSLAALKAFPAAILGGLDSTTGALAGGLIVGVTESLATGYQSDLSFLGRGIGDLAPYLVMVIVLLLRPAGLFGTKELARV, from the coding sequence ATGACCACCTTCATCGAACTCCTCCTCGGCGGCCTGTCCATCGGTTCGGTCTACGCCCTGATCGCGCTCGGCTTCGTCGTCATCTTCAAGGCCACCGAGGTCGTCAACTTCGCCCACGCCTCACTGCTGCTGGCCGGCGGCTACGTCACCGCCGTGCTCCACGACCACATCGGCTTCTGGCCCGCCCTCGCTGTCGGCATCGCGGGCGCGGCCGTCGTCGGCGCGGCCGTGGAGTTCCTGGTGATGCGCCGCTACCGGGGCAGCGACCACAGCGTCCTGGCCATCGTCACCATCGGCGTCGACATCCTGCTCACCACCGAGCTCACCCGCCGCATGGGGACGGAGGTCCTCTCGCTCGGCGACCCCTGGGGCGACCGGGTCCTCACCATCGGCGACGTCACGATCGCCCAGACCCGGGTCGCCGCGTTCGTCGCCGCCGCCCTCCTCATCACCGTCTTCCTGCTCGCCTTCCGCTTCACCTCCTGGGGCGTGTCGATGCGCGCCGCCGCCGAGAACCCGCAGACCGCGGCGCTGATGGGGGTCAGGCTGGGCCGGGTCTCGCTCGCCGCCTGGGCGGTCGCCGGGGCGCTCGCCGCCGTCGCCGCGCTCTTCCTCACCGTCTTCCCCACCCCCGGCCTGGAACGGGCCACCTCGCTCGCCGCGCTCAAGGCGTTCCCCGCTGCGATCCTCGGCGGACTCGACTCGACGACCGGCGCCCTGGCCGGCGGACTGATCGTCGGCGTCACCGAGTCGCTCGCCACCGGCTACCAGAGCGACCTGTCGTTCCTCGGCCGGGGCATCGGCGACCTCGCCCCCTACCTGGTGATGGTGATCGTGCTGCTCCTGCGGCCCGCGGGACTCTTCGGTACGAAGGAGCTCGCCCGTGTCTGA
- a CDS encoding branched-chain amino acid ABC transporter permease produces MSETTTTPPAAVIGLAARLRRPRTWLWAAGSVLLLALPFYLDRFWLQAGLFAMAAAIGAIGLNLLTGATGQLSMGHAFFLAVGAYGYCVLAGESGTENGHALTGLGLPSWLAAVLAVLLAGAAGGLFSPIASRLRGAYLGIATLALIFIGQHVLFNAGSLTGGYNGRSVPPLSLFGFTFDDTEVLVAAVPFQSSEKLWYAALAALLLSGLFARGVLRGRPGRALNAIRDHRIAAGVMGVPVARYRAGVFVLSSMYAGLAGVLLALVFQRTVPEYFGMVLSLEYLAMIVIGGLGTVAGAVVGAAFVSLLPQLLTRYSDSLPLVSAPGTGGLAPGEASRYLYGAAVVAAVLFLPGGLTRPMKNSGENK; encoded by the coding sequence GTGTCTGAGACCACGACCACACCGCCCGCCGCCGTCATCGGCCTCGCCGCCCGGCTGCGCCGGCCCCGCACCTGGCTGTGGGCGGCCGGTTCGGTGCTGCTGCTCGCCCTCCCGTTCTACCTGGACCGCTTCTGGCTCCAGGCCGGGCTGTTCGCGATGGCCGCCGCGATCGGCGCCATCGGGCTCAACCTGCTCACCGGAGCCACCGGCCAGCTCTCCATGGGCCACGCGTTCTTCCTCGCGGTGGGCGCGTACGGCTACTGCGTCCTGGCGGGGGAGAGCGGTACGGAGAACGGGCACGCGCTGACCGGGCTCGGCCTGCCCAGCTGGCTCGCGGCCGTCCTCGCCGTCCTCCTCGCCGGAGCCGCCGGCGGGCTGTTCAGCCCCATCGCGAGCCGGCTGCGCGGCGCCTACCTCGGCATCGCGACGCTGGCGCTGATCTTCATCGGCCAGCACGTCCTGTTCAACGCCGGTTCCCTCACCGGGGGCTACAACGGCCGTTCCGTACCCCCGCTCTCGCTCTTCGGCTTCACCTTCGACGACACGGAGGTGCTGGTCGCCGCGGTGCCCTTCCAGTCCTCCGAGAAGCTCTGGTACGCGGCGCTGGCCGCGCTGCTCCTGAGCGGCCTGTTCGCGCGCGGGGTGCTGCGCGGCCGGCCGGGACGGGCGCTGAACGCGATCAGGGACCACCGGATCGCGGCCGGGGTGATGGGCGTACCGGTGGCCCGCTACCGGGCGGGCGTCTTCGTCCTGTCCTCGATGTACGCGGGACTGGCGGGCGTCCTGCTGGCGCTCGTCTTCCAGCGGACGGTTCCCGAGTACTTCGGCATGGTCCTGTCCCTCGAATACCTCGCCATGATCGTCATCGGCGGGCTCGGCACCGTGGCGGGAGCGGTCGTCGGCGCCGCCTTCGTCTCCCTGCTGCCACAGCTGCTCACCCGCTACAGCGACTCCCTGCCCCTGGTCTCCGCCCCCGGCACCGGCGGTCTGGCACCGGGCGAGGCGTCGCGCTACCTGTACGGCGCCGCGGTGGTCGCGGCGGTCCTGTTCCTGCCAGGCGGCCTGACACGCCCGATGAAGAACTCAGGGGAGAACAAATGA
- a CDS encoding ABC transporter substrate-binding protein: MKLRVLGAVCAALALTLVGCSEKAKSSDAGDGGGKGGVKTGEGVTDSVIRLGALTDMTGVYASLGKSVTQAQQLWVKQTNAAGGICDRKIELTVRDHGYDPQKAVAGYTELEPKVLGFVQFIGSPFVAAVEQRIDGQDKGLVLPQAWSANLVGSKYIRVIGATYDVETINAIDYLLAEKRIAKGDRIGHVYFEGDYGENALAGSKYAAKQAGLTVVEQKIKPTDNDMTAQVSALKQAGVKAVVVSAGPRQAASLVGVAAATGLKVPVIGNNSAYAPQLLATQAGPALMKDYYVAASTLPIGDPGAGPAKLSKEYAAAYPKDGLDNGVIAGYTAADLYGDALKKACAAKDLTREGIDKALLTITDFGGDFGVSHDFSDPAAPSTRESVIMKPDDGTPGGLKVVRPAQAAAAAESFTVK, encoded by the coding sequence ATGAAACTGCGTGTGCTCGGGGCCGTGTGCGCGGCCCTCGCCCTCACCCTCGTGGGGTGCAGCGAGAAGGCCAAGTCCTCCGACGCGGGAGACGGTGGTGGCAAGGGCGGGGTGAAGACCGGCGAGGGCGTCACCGACTCGGTGATCCGGCTCGGCGCGCTCACCGACATGACCGGCGTCTACGCCTCACTCGGCAAGAGCGTCACCCAGGCCCAGCAGCTCTGGGTCAAGCAGACCAACGCCGCGGGCGGCATCTGCGACCGGAAGATCGAACTCACCGTCCGCGACCACGGCTACGACCCGCAGAAGGCCGTCGCCGGATACACCGAGCTGGAACCGAAGGTGCTGGGCTTCGTCCAGTTCATCGGCTCCCCGTTCGTGGCGGCGGTCGAGCAGCGCATCGACGGCCAGGACAAGGGGCTCGTCCTGCCGCAGGCCTGGTCGGCGAATCTGGTCGGCAGCAAGTACATCAGGGTCATCGGCGCCACGTACGACGTCGAGACGATCAACGCGATCGACTACCTGCTGGCCGAGAAGCGCATCGCCAAGGGCGACCGGATCGGCCATGTGTACTTCGAGGGCGACTACGGCGAGAACGCCCTGGCCGGTTCGAAGTACGCGGCGAAGCAGGCCGGCCTCACCGTCGTCGAGCAGAAGATCAAGCCCACCGACAACGACATGACCGCCCAGGTCTCCGCCCTCAAGCAGGCCGGTGTGAAGGCCGTCGTCGTCAGCGCGGGCCCGCGCCAGGCCGCCTCGCTGGTCGGGGTAGCCGCCGCCACCGGCCTCAAGGTGCCGGTCATCGGCAACAACTCGGCCTATGCCCCGCAGCTGCTGGCGACCCAGGCGGGCCCGGCCCTGATGAAGGACTACTACGTCGCCGCCTCCACCCTCCCGATCGGCGACCCGGGCGCCGGCCCGGCGAAGCTGTCCAAGGAGTACGCCGCCGCGTACCCCAAGGACGGCCTCGACAACGGCGTCATCGCCGGTTACACGGCCGCGGACCTGTACGGCGACGCGCTGAAGAAGGCCTGCGCGGCGAAGGACCTCACCCGCGAGGGCATCGACAAGGCCCTGCTGACCATCACGGACTTCGGTGGCGACTTCGGGGTGTCGCACGACTTCTCGGACCCGGCGGCGCCGTCCACCCGGGAGAGCGTGATCATGAAGCCGGACGACGGGACCCCCGGCGG